The following coding sequences lie in one Kryptolebias marmoratus isolate JLee-2015 linkage group LG5, ASM164957v2, whole genome shotgun sequence genomic window:
- the irx4b gene encoding iroquois-class homeodomain protein IRX-4b: MAYSQLGYSYSPTPQFLMTSSSLAGAPPSHSVLRSPGHQFTPGSGIGVYSGPYPKSQSYYNTCTSDSTALYSRVSQRPLDPKEAASGHVGTSQTHAYYPYEYTFGQYPYDRYGYSCSDSSSRRKNATRETTSTLKAWLQEHQKNPYPTKGEKIMLAIITRMTLTQVSTWFANARRRLKKENKVTWSPRACKSSDDRGCEDDSGEPVKPLKSDTHIPTDQHCSDLQSDLEDFDLLESDASESEPKPQFLPEDSDANPDLLRGQPTQLSEPLHGKERLSPDCSRLTPVQQQNTSYYISPDLRNTKPKIWSIAHTAVSLEASLQSEYPACMLSSTRSSSPGYPTNMALTKRERQQESPVATLRDWVDGVFHGPSFQQPKPAELWKGLDEVMMDSRTPAQSFEHVQSTSSL, translated from the exons ATGGCTTATTCTCAGTTAGGATACTCCTACTCCCCCACACCGCAG tttttaatGACTTCTAGTTCCCTGGCCGGAGCCCCCCCGTCACACTCCGTGCTGCGCTCCCCGGGCCACCAGTTCACTCCTGGAAGCGGCATCGGGGTCTACAGCGGCCCTTACCCAAAGAGCCAAAGCTACTACAACACCTGCACCAGTGACTCCACCGCTCTGTACTCCAGAGTGAGCCAG AGGCCACTAGATCCCAAGGAAGCTGCATCTGGGCATGTGGGGACATCTCAGACTCATGCCTATTATCCTTATGAGTACACATTTGGACAGTATCCCTATGACAGATATGG GTATTCCTGCTCAGATAGTTCGTCACGTCGTAAAAATGCCACTCGAGAGACCACCAGCACCCTGAAGGCTTGGCTGCAGGAGCACCAGAAGAACCCCTACCCAACCAAGGGGGAGAAGATAATGCTTGCTATCATCACCAGGATGACGCTCacacag GTGTCCACATGGTTTGCTAATGCGCGCCGGAGACTGAAAAAGGAGAACAAGGTGACGTGGTCACCGCGGGCTTGTAAAAGCTCTGATGACCGAGGCTGTGAAGATGACAGTGGTGAACCTGTGAAGCCACTTAAAAGTGACACACACATTCCCA CAGATCAACATTGTTCAGATCTACAGAGTGATCTGGAGGACTTTGACCTGCTAGAATCGGATGCTTCTGAAAGTGAACCGAAACCACAGTTTCTACCAGAGGACAGTGACGCGAACCCAGACCTCTTACGTGGCCAGCCCACACAGCTATCAGAACCATTGCATGGAAAAGAAAGACTGTCCCCCGATTGTTCCAGACTGACACCGGTCCAACAGCAGAACACTTCCTACTATATCAGTCCGGACCTTCGAAACACCAAACCTAAAATCTGGTCCATCGCTCACACTGCTGTGTCTCTGGAAGCCAGCTTGCAGTCAGAATACCCTGCTTGCATGCTGTCCTCGACCAGGTCCTCCTCTCCTGGGTATCCGACAAATATGGCGCTCACTAAGAGAGAGAGGCAACAGGAATCGCCAGTCGCCACCCTCAGAGATTGGGTGGATGGAGTTTTCCACGGTCCTTCCTTCCAGCAGCCCAAACCAGCTGAGTTGTGGAAAGGCTTGGACGAAGTCATGATGGACAGCAGGACACCCGCACAATCCTTTGAGCACGTCCAATCGACGTCATCTTTGTAG